The Streptomyces sp. NBC_01275 genome has a segment encoding these proteins:
- a CDS encoding AbfB domain-containing protein, with product MPDNKSRPPQEEPWENGWAPDTSRAPGTRRLWLAGALAVATIVACVTAIAVNDKASDKKDENSEARQGQTKSDETSGGGLISFATPSAGSTSSSTSSSTAKATATATGGGESASPSAGGSASSSPAAGGGATPHTSAEASASPTRKPADPKPPTSYERSVRSVNYPDRYWHVSDGVVKLDPVRGSESREDSTFTVVKGLADSSCYSFKTADGTYLRHRNFVLRAERNDGSTLFQKDATFCSRASSYSGAVMLESVNYPGRYLRHKNFQLRLDSYQNSDLYRADASFRVVDALS from the coding sequence ATGCCAGACAACAAGTCCCGGCCTCCCCAGGAAGAACCCTGGGAGAACGGCTGGGCACCCGACACCTCCCGGGCTCCCGGAACACGACGCCTCTGGCTGGCCGGTGCTCTCGCCGTGGCCACCATCGTGGCGTGCGTGACCGCGATCGCCGTGAACGACAAGGCTTCCGACAAGAAGGACGAGAACTCGGAAGCGCGTCAGGGGCAGACCAAGTCGGACGAGACCTCGGGGGGCGGGCTCATCTCCTTCGCCACGCCCTCCGCCGGCAGCACCTCGTCATCGACGTCGTCGTCGACGGCCAAGGCGACGGCGACAGCGACTGGGGGCGGGGAGAGCGCCTCGCCGTCCGCGGGCGGCAGTGCCTCGTCGTCTCCCGCCGCGGGTGGCGGCGCCACGCCGCACACCTCGGCCGAGGCCTCCGCCTCGCCGACCAGGAAGCCGGCCGACCCCAAGCCGCCGACCAGCTACGAGCGGTCGGTACGGTCGGTCAACTACCCGGACCGTTACTGGCACGTCAGCGACGGCGTCGTGAAGCTCGACCCGGTCCGCGGCTCGGAGTCCCGTGAGGACTCCACCTTCACCGTGGTCAAGGGTCTGGCCGACAGCTCCTGTTACTCCTTCAAGACGGCCGACGGCACCTATCTGCGTCACCGCAACTTCGTGCTGCGCGCCGAACGCAACGACGGCTCGACCCTGTTCCAGAAGGACGCCACCTTCTGCTCCCGCGCCTCCTCGTACTCCGGTGCGGTCATGCTGGAGTCGGTGAACTACCCGGGTCGCTACCTGCGTCACAAGAACTTCCAGCTCCGGCTGGACTCGTACCAGAACAGCGACCTCTACCGTGCGGACGCGTCGTTCCGCGTGGTGGACGCACTGTCCTGA
- the sufC gene encoding Fe-S cluster assembly ATPase SufC gives MATLEIHDLHVTVEADNATKEILKGVDLTVKQGETHAIMGPNGSGKSTLAYSLAGHPKYTITGGTVTLDGEDVLEMSVDERARAGLFLAMQYPVEVPGVSVSNFLRTSATAIRGEAPKLRTWVKEVREAMERLNMDPAFAERNVNEGFSGGEKKRHEILQLELLRPKVAILDETDSGLDVDALRIVSEGVNRVRETGEVGTLLITHYTRILRYIKPDHVHVFSGGRIVESGGAELADKLENEGYEVYTKGGASA, from the coding sequence ATGGCAACGCTTGAAATCCACGACCTGCACGTCACCGTCGAGGCCGACAACGCCACGAAGGAGATCCTCAAGGGCGTCGACCTGACCGTGAAGCAGGGCGAGACGCACGCCATCATGGGCCCCAACGGCTCCGGCAAGTCGACCCTCGCCTACTCGCTCGCCGGTCACCCGAAGTACACGATCACCGGCGGCACCGTCACCCTCGACGGCGAGGACGTCCTGGAGATGTCCGTCGACGAGCGCGCCCGCGCGGGCCTGTTCCTGGCGATGCAGTACCCGGTCGAGGTGCCCGGCGTCTCGGTCTCCAACTTCCTGCGCACCTCCGCCACCGCCATCCGCGGCGAGGCCCCCAAGCTGCGCACCTGGGTGAAGGAGGTCCGCGAGGCCATGGAGCGCCTCAACATGGACCCCGCCTTCGCCGAGCGCAACGTCAACGAGGGCTTCTCCGGCGGTGAGAAGAAGCGCCACGAGATCCTTCAGCTGGAGCTGCTCCGCCCGAAGGTCGCGATCCTCGACGAGACCGACTCCGGTCTGGACGTCGACGCCCTTCGCATCGTCTCCGAGGGCGTCAACCGCGTCCGCGAGACCGGCGAGGTCGGCACCCTGCTGATCACGCACTACACGCGCATCCTGCGCTACATCAAGCCCGACCACGTCCATGTCTTCTCCGGCGGCCGGATCGTCGAGTCCGGCGGCGCCGAGCTCGCCGACAAGCTGGAGAACGAGGGCTACGAGGTCTACACGAAGGGTGGCGCATCCGCGTGA
- a CDS encoding cysteine desulfurase produces MTQLPGLLDTEAIRKDFPILDRVIHDGRKLVYLDNAATSQKPRQVLDALNEYYERYNANVHRGVHVLAEEATALYEGARDKVAAFVNAPSRDEVIFTKNASESLNLVANMLGWADEPYRVDRETEIVITEMEHHSNIVPWQLLSQRTGAKLKWFGLTDDGRLDLSNIDEIITEKTKIVSFVLVSNILGTVNPVEAIVRRAQEVGALVCIDASQAAPHMPLDVQALQADFVAFTGHKMCGPTGIGVLWGRQELLEDLPPFLGGGEMIETVSMHSSTYAPAPHKFEAGTPPIAQAVGLGAAIDYLSAIGMDKILAHEHALTEYAVQRLTQVPDLRIIGPATAEDRGAAISFTLGDIHPHDVGQVLDEQGIAVRVGHHCARPVCLRYGIPATTRASFYLYSTPAEIDALVDGLEHVRNFFG; encoded by the coding sequence GTGACACAGCTGCCGGGCCTCCTCGACACTGAGGCGATCCGCAAGGACTTCCCCATCCTGGACCGTGTGATCCACGACGGCAGGAAGCTCGTGTACCTGGACAACGCGGCGACCTCGCAGAAGCCGCGCCAGGTGCTGGACGCCCTGAACGAGTACTACGAGCGCTACAACGCCAACGTCCACCGCGGTGTGCATGTGCTCGCCGAGGAGGCCACGGCACTGTACGAGGGCGCGCGCGACAAGGTCGCCGCGTTCGTCAACGCTCCCAGCCGCGACGAGGTGATCTTCACCAAGAACGCCTCGGAGTCCCTCAACCTCGTGGCGAACATGCTCGGCTGGGCCGACGAGCCCTACCGGGTGGACCGCGAGACCGAGATCGTCATCACGGAGATGGAGCACCACTCCAACATCGTGCCGTGGCAGCTGCTGTCGCAGCGCACGGGCGCGAAGCTGAAGTGGTTCGGCCTCACCGACGACGGCCGCCTCGACCTCTCCAACATCGACGAGATCATCACCGAGAAGACGAAGATCGTCTCCTTCGTGCTGGTGTCGAACATCCTCGGCACCGTGAACCCGGTCGAGGCGATAGTGCGCCGCGCCCAGGAGGTCGGCGCCCTGGTCTGCATCGACGCCTCGCAGGCGGCGCCCCACATGCCCCTCGACGTCCAGGCCCTCCAGGCCGACTTCGTGGCCTTCACCGGCCACAAGATGTGCGGCCCGACCGGCATCGGCGTCCTCTGGGGCCGCCAGGAGCTGCTCGAGGACCTCCCCCCCTTCCTGGGCGGCGGCGAGATGATCGAGACGGTGTCGATGCACTCGTCGACGTACGCCCCGGCGCCCCACAAGTTCGAGGCGGGCACCCCGCCGATCGCCCAGGCGGTAGGCCTGGGCGCGGCGATCGACTACCTGTCGGCGATCGGCATGGACAAGATCCTCGCCCATGAGCACGCGCTCACCGAGTACGCGGTGCAGCGCCTGACCCAGGTCCCCGACCTGCGGATCATCGGCCCGGCCACGGCCGAGGACCGAGGCGCGGCGATCTCCTTCACGCTCGGCGACATCCACCCGCACGACGTGGGCCAGGTCCTCGACGAGCAGGGCATCGCGGTCCGGGTCGGCCACCACTGCGCCCGCCCGGTCTGCCTGCGCTACGGAATTCCCGCGACCACGCGAGCGTCGTTCTATCTGTACTCCACACCGGCCGAGATCGACGCACTGGTCGACGGCCTGGAGCACGTACGGAACTTCTTCGGGTGA
- a CDS encoding metal-sulfur cluster assembly factor, translated as MSETVEMKPASEEELREALYDVVDPELGIDVVNLGLIYGIHIDDANIATIDMTLTSAACPLTDVIEDQAKSATDGLVNELRINWVWMPPWGPDKITDDGREQLRALGFNV; from the coding sequence ATGAGCGAGACCGTTGAGATGAAGCCGGCCTCGGAGGAAGAACTCCGCGAGGCGCTGTACGACGTGGTCGACCCCGAGTTGGGCATCGACGTCGTCAACCTCGGTCTGATCTACGGCATTCACATCGACGACGCGAACATCGCGACGATCGACATGACGCTGACCTCGGCGGCCTGCCCGCTGACGGACGTCATCGAGGACCAGGCCAAGTCCGCCACGGACGGTCTCGTCAACGAGCTGCGCATCAACTGGGTCTGGATGCCGCCGTGGGGTCCGGACAAGATCACGGACGACGGACGCGAGCAGCTGAGGGCGCTGGGCTTCAACGTCTGA
- a CDS encoding non-heme iron oxygenase ferredoxin subunit: MTAFLRVCGLSELEEDTPKRVELDGTPVSVVRTEGEVFAIHDICSHANVSLSEGEVEDCQIECWLHGSSFDLRTGKPSGLPATRPVPVYPVKIEGDDVLVSLTQES; the protein is encoded by the coding sequence ATGACTGCCTTCCTTCGCGTCTGCGGGCTGAGCGAGCTGGAGGAGGACACCCCCAAGCGGGTGGAACTCGACGGCACGCCGGTCTCGGTCGTGCGGACCGAGGGAGAGGTGTTCGCCATCCACGACATCTGCTCCCACGCGAACGTCTCGCTCTCCGAGGGCGAGGTCGAGGACTGCCAGATCGAGTGCTGGCTGCACGGCTCCTCGTTCGACCTCCGCACCGGCAAGCCGTCCGGCCTTCCCGCGACGCGCCCCGTCCCCGTATACCCCGTAAAGATCGAAGGGGACGACGTGCTCGTCTCCCTCACCCAGGAGTCCTGA
- the dapD gene encoding 2,3,4,5-tetrahydropyridine-2,6-dicarboxylate N-succinyltransferase: MTDTTAPRTTGAVAAGLATIAADGTVLDTWFPAPELSPEPGPSGTERLSAEKAVELLGEGAAKAIGQDARRGVEVVAVRTVIAALDDKPLDAHDVYLRLHLLSHRLVKPHGQSLDGMFAHLANVAWTSLGPVAVDDVEQVRLNARAEGLHLQVTSLDKFPRMTDYVAPKGVRIADADRVRLGAHLAEGTTVMHEGFVNFNAGTLGTSMVEGRISAGVIVGDGSDIGGGASTMGTLSGGGNVIISIGERCLIGAEAGVGIALGDECVVEAGLYVTAGTRVTMPDGQIVKARELSGASNILFRRNSVTGTVEARPNNAVWGGLNEILHSHN, encoded by the coding sequence ATGACCGACACGACTGCTCCTCGCACCACCGGCGCGGTGGCCGCCGGCCTCGCCACCATCGCCGCCGACGGCACTGTTCTCGACACCTGGTTCCCCGCCCCCGAGCTCTCCCCCGAGCCCGGCCCGTCCGGCACCGAGCGCCTGTCCGCCGAGAAAGCCGTGGAGCTGCTCGGCGAGGGCGCCGCGAAGGCGATCGGTCAGGACGCCCGCCGCGGCGTCGAGGTGGTCGCGGTCCGCACGGTCATCGCCGCCCTCGACGACAAGCCGCTCGACGCACACGACGTCTACCTCCGGCTGCACCTCCTCTCCCACCGCCTGGTCAAGCCGCACGGCCAGAGCCTGGACGGCATGTTCGCCCACCTCGCGAACGTCGCCTGGACCTCCCTCGGCCCGGTCGCCGTCGACGACGTCGAGCAGGTCCGTCTGAACGCCCGCGCCGAGGGCCTGCACCTCCAGGTGACCTCCCTCGACAAGTTCCCCCGCATGACGGACTACGTGGCACCCAAGGGCGTCCGCATCGCCGACGCCGACCGCGTCCGCCTGGGCGCGCACCTCGCCGAGGGCACGACGGTCATGCACGAGGGCTTCGTCAACTTCAACGCGGGCACGCTGGGCACCTCGATGGTCGAGGGCCGCATCTCGGCCGGCGTCATCGTCGGCGACGGCTCGGACATCGGCGGCGGCGCGTCCACGATGGGCACGCTCTCCGGCGGCGGCAACGTGATCATCTCCATCGGCGAGCGCTGCCTCATCGGCGCCGAGGCGGGCGTGGGCATCGCCCTCGGCGACGAGTGCGTGGTCGAGGCCGGCCTGTACGTCACGGCGGGCACCCGCGTCACCATGCCGGACGGCCAGATCGTCAAGGCCCGCGAACTCTCCGGCGCCTCGAACATCCTCTTCCGCCGCAACTCGGTCACCGGCACGGTGGAGGCCCGCCCGAACAACGCGGTCTGGGGCGGCCTGAACGAGATCCTGCACAGCCACAACTGA
- the helR gene encoding RNA polymerase recycling motor ATPase HelR translates to MNPLTTSAFDLPDRLSPKADPTLIGGDERHFAAVAECLEQSIAELTDRLDAERRTPGGIGRQAMDRDMEIHRLTGRLRTLRRFGLDLCLGHMVAADGPEPVYVGRLGLTDSTGRRLLLDWRSPAAEPFFGATHANPMGLASRRRYRWTRGRIGDYWDEVFTSDGFVGHAALDDQSAFIASLGGNRSARMRDVLGTIQADQDAVIRAGSRGALVVDGGPGTGKTVVALHRSAYLLYSDPRLGHRRGGVLFVGPSRPYLGYVADVLPSLGEEGVQTCTLRDLVAEGASAAVEAEADPDVARLKSSADLLQAIETAVRFYEEPPAKGMTVTTHWSDIWLSADDWAVAFEAAEPGTPHNEARDQVWEELLTILVDKHDDAASARDDEVSADLLRRSLLRNRELRAAFNRAWPLLEAADLVSDLWSVPAYLRRCAPWLGPDEVQRLQRADAQAWTVSDLPILDAARQRLGDPEAARRKRRNEAAVAAERSRRADVIDGLLQNVEIDESEGALGMLHGQDLRDALVDESALPGVEPDLLAGPFAHVVVDEAQELTDAEWQMLLVRCPSRSFTIVGDRAQARHGFTESWRERLERVGFDRIDQASLTVNYRTPEEIMAEAEPVIRAVLPDANVPTSIRSSAVPVVHGAVSELRSILDAWLADHADGIACVIGDPAFRATSRVRSLTPELSKGLEFDLVVLVDPEAFGTGVEGAVDRYVAMTRATRQLVVLTSS, encoded by the coding sequence GTGAACCCCCTGACCACCAGCGCGTTCGACCTTCCCGACCGCCTCTCCCCCAAGGCCGACCCGACACTGATCGGCGGCGACGAACGGCACTTCGCGGCCGTCGCGGAATGCCTCGAGCAGTCGATCGCCGAGCTGACCGACCGCCTCGACGCCGAGCGCCGCACGCCCGGCGGCATCGGCCGGCAGGCCATGGACCGGGACATGGAGATCCACCGGCTGACCGGCCGCCTGCGCACACTGCGCCGCTTCGGCCTGGACCTGTGCCTCGGACACATGGTCGCCGCGGACGGCCCCGAGCCCGTCTACGTCGGACGGCTCGGCCTCACGGACAGCACGGGGCGTCGGCTGCTGCTCGACTGGCGCTCCCCCGCGGCCGAGCCGTTCTTCGGAGCCACCCACGCCAACCCGATGGGTCTGGCGAGCCGCCGCCGGTACCGCTGGACCCGCGGCCGGATCGGCGACTACTGGGACGAGGTGTTCACCTCGGACGGGTTCGTCGGGCACGCCGCCCTCGACGACCAGTCCGCCTTCATCGCCAGCCTCGGCGGCAACCGCTCGGCACGGATGCGAGACGTCCTCGGCACCATCCAGGCCGACCAGGACGCCGTCATCCGCGCGGGATCCCGCGGCGCCCTCGTCGTCGACGGCGGTCCGGGCACGGGCAAGACCGTCGTCGCCCTGCACCGCTCCGCCTACCTGCTGTATTCCGACCCCCGTCTCGGGCACCGCCGGGGCGGCGTGCTGTTCGTCGGCCCGAGCCGGCCCTACCTGGGCTACGTCGCCGACGTCCTCCCCAGCCTCGGCGAGGAGGGCGTGCAGACCTGCACCCTGCGGGACCTCGTCGCCGAGGGAGCCTCGGCCGCGGTCGAGGCCGAGGCCGATCCGGACGTGGCTCGCCTGAAATCGTCCGCTGATCTGCTGCAGGCGATCGAGACGGCCGTCAGGTTCTACGAGGAGCCGCCCGCCAAGGGAATGACGGTCACGACCCACTGGTCCGACATCTGGCTGAGCGCCGACGACTGGGCCGTCGCCTTCGAAGCCGCGGAGCCCGGCACTCCGCACAACGAAGCGCGCGACCAGGTCTGGGAGGAGCTGCTCACGATCCTCGTCGACAAGCACGACGACGCCGCCTCGGCGCGGGACGACGAGGTCTCGGCCGATCTGCTCCGCAGGTCGCTGCTGCGGAACAGGGAGTTGCGCGCGGCCTTCAACCGGGCGTGGCCGCTGCTCGAAGCGGCCGATCTCGTCTCCGACCTGTGGTCGGTGCCCGCCTATCTGCGCAGGTGCGCCCCCTGGCTCGGCCCCGACGAGGTTCAGCGGTTGCAGCGCGCGGACGCCCAGGCCTGGACCGTGTCCGACCTGCCGATCCTGGACGCGGCACGGCAGCGGCTCGGCGACCCCGAGGCGGCGCGGCGTAAGCGTCGGAACGAAGCCGCCGTCGCCGCCGAACGCTCGCGCAGGGCCGATGTCATCGACGGCCTGCTGCAGAACGTCGAGATCGACGAGAGCGAAGGCGCGCTGGGCATGCTGCACGGACAGGACCTGCGGGACGCCCTGGTCGACGAGAGCGCACTGCCCGGCGTCGAACCCGACCTGCTCGCCGGCCCGTTCGCGCACGTCGTCGTGGACGAGGCTCAGGAACTCACCGACGCGGAGTGGCAGATGCTGCTGGTGCGGTGCCCGTCCCGGAGTTTCACCATCGTCGGGGACCGGGCCCAGGCCAGACACGGATTCACCGAGTCGTGGCGGGAACGGCTCGAGCGGGTCGGGTTCGACCGGATCGACCAGGCGTCCCTGACCGTCAACTACCGGACGCCGGAAGAGATCATGGCGGAGGCCGAGCCGGTCATCCGGGCCGTTCTCCCGGACGCCAACGTGCCGACCTCCATCCGCAGCAGCGCCGTACCCGTCGTGCACGGCGCCGTCTCGGAGCTGCGCTCGATCCTCGACGCCTGGCTCGCCGACCATGCCGACGGGATCGCCTGTGTCATCGGCGATCCCGCCTTCCGAGCGACCTCCCGCGTCCGGTCGCTGACCCCGGAGCTGTCCAAGGGGCTCGAGTTCGACCTGGTCGTCCTCGTCGACCCGGAGGCGTTCGGCACGGGCGTCGAAGGAGCGGTCGACCGCTATGTCGCGATGACCCGGGCCACCCGGCAACTCGTCGTCCTCACGAGTTCCTGA
- the sufU gene encoding Fe-S cluster assembly sulfur transfer protein SufU: MKLDSMYQEVILDHYKHPHGRGLRDGDAEVHHVNPTCGDEITLRVKYDGTKIEDVSYEGQGCSISQASASVLNDLLVGKDLAEAQKIQETFLELMQSKGKIEPDDAMEEVLEDAVAFAGVSKYPARVKCALLSWMAWKDATAQALGGADAERKTA; the protein is encoded by the coding sequence GTGAAGCTGGATTCCATGTACCAGGAAGTCATCCTGGACCACTACAAGCACCCGCACGGGCGTGGTCTTCGGGACGGCGACGCCGAGGTGCACCATGTGAACCCCACGTGCGGCGACGAGATCACCCTGCGCGTGAAGTACGACGGCACGAAGATCGAGGACGTCTCGTACGAGGGCCAGGGCTGCTCGATCAGCCAGGCCTCGGCCTCCGTGCTGAACGACCTCCTCGTCGGCAAGGACCTCGCCGAGGCGCAGAAGATCCAGGAGACGTTCCTGGAGCTGATGCAGTCCAAGGGAAAGATCGAGCCCGACGACGCGATGGAGGAGGTGCTGGAGGACGCGGTCGCGTTCGCCGGCGTCTCCAAGTACCCGGCCCGGGTCAAGTGCGCCCTCCTCAGCTGGATGGCGTGGAAGGACGCGACGGCCCAGGCCCTGGGCGGAGCCGACGCCGAAAGGAAGACGGCATGA
- a CDS encoding TetR/AcrR family transcriptional regulator: protein MPRRHDPERRQRIIDAAIRVVGKKGLAGLTHRSVAAEADVPLGSTTYHFKTLDDLMIAALRQANEGFAKAVAAREGLRAPHPDLPAELAALLADWLSGDRTGVELEYELYLAALRRPALRPVAAEWTEDVTDLLSAHTDPVTARALAALMDGICLQTLLTDTPYDETYTRQTLARLIPTPH, encoded by the coding sequence ATGCCCCGCCGCCACGACCCCGAGCGCCGCCAGCGGATCATCGACGCGGCGATCCGCGTCGTAGGCAAGAAGGGCCTGGCCGGGCTGACCCACCGTTCGGTCGCGGCCGAGGCGGACGTCCCGCTCGGCTCCACGACGTACCACTTCAAAACCCTCGACGACCTGATGATCGCCGCCCTGCGCCAGGCAAACGAGGGCTTCGCCAAGGCCGTGGCCGCACGCGAGGGCCTCCGCGCCCCCCATCCGGACCTGCCCGCCGAACTGGCGGCCCTCCTCGCCGACTGGCTGTCCGGCGACCGCACCGGCGTGGAACTCGAGTACGAGCTCTATCTGGCCGCCCTGCGCCGCCCGGCACTGCGCCCGGTGGCCGCCGAGTGGACCGAGGACGTGACCGACCTGCTGTCCGCCCACACGGACCCCGTCACCGCCCGGGCCCTGGCAGCCCTGATGGACGGCATCTGCCTCCAGACCCTCCTGACGGACACCCCGTACGACGAGACGTACACACGACAGACCCTGGCCAGACTCATCCCCACACCCCACTGA
- a CDS encoding multidrug efflux SMR transporter, protein MGYLTLAGAIAAEVAATTAMKYSEGFSKLLPTVLTAIGYVISFLLLAQTLKSVGIGTAYAIWSGVGTATIAVLGLALFGEALTLTKVAGIVLIVGGVVVLNLGGAH, encoded by the coding sequence ATGGGATACCTGACGCTCGCCGGAGCCATCGCCGCCGAGGTGGCCGCGACGACCGCCATGAAGTACAGCGAGGGCTTCAGCAAGCTCTTGCCCACGGTCCTGACGGCCATCGGCTACGTGATCTCCTTCCTCCTCCTGGCCCAGACCCTGAAGTCCGTGGGCATCGGCACCGCCTACGCGATCTGGTCCGGCGTGGGCACCGCGACCATCGCCGTTCTGGGGCTCGCGCTCTTCGGCGAGGCCCTGACCCTCACCAAGGTCGCCGGGATCGTGCTGATAGTCGGCGGAGTAGTGGTGCTGAACCTGGGAGGCGCGCACTGA